The Silvibacterium dinghuense DNA window ACTCGTCGGATGCCTCGTTCTTGTGCTCTTCGAGGATGTCCAGCGTATAGCGGTGATGATGCTTCATGCTGACAGCACCCAGGATGGTTCTCATAGAGCGCGCAGTTCTACCCTGCTTGCCGATGACCTTGCCTACATCGCTGGGCGCGACGCGCAGCCTTAACACCGTGCTCTCTTCTCTCTCAACTGCTTCAACGATGACGGCTTCGGGCTCATCGACAAGAGCGCGAGCGATCTCAGTCACCAGCTCCTGCATATTGTCCGGCCGTTCTTGGTGCGTCATTCCTTAGCCTCCCTTGAGGACGTGGGTTTTCGCTCTCGGGCTCGCGCCATCTTATCAGCAACCGGGAACCGAGCATAGAGGAAATGCGCAAAGCATCGTTACGCATTGCTCTGATTTCGATCTATGGCAACACGCCGTTTTGAAGCGCCTGGCAAGGCGCTTCAAAACGGGATAACTCTAGCGCTGGAGAGAGCCGGAAGACAGAAAGAGCCGTCAGGGGGGAGAGAGGCCGCAGCTCTCTTAGGCAGCGGCCGTCGGTGCAGGGTGCTGGGCTACCAGCTTGGCGACGCGATCCGAGTACTGGGCGCCCTTGCTCTTCCAGTAGTCAACGCGATCATGCTTCAGGGTGATCGAAGCGGGGTTCGTGCGGGGGTTGTACGTGCCCACCACCTCGATGGAGCGGCCGTTGCGGGCGCGATCCTTCTCGATAACGACAATACGGTAGTAAGGCTGTTTGCGGGCGCCAACACGCGCCAGGCGAATCATCAA harbors:
- a CDS encoding KH domain-containing protein; the encoded protein is MTHQERPDNMQELVTEIARALVDEPEAVIVEAVEREESTVLRLRVAPSDVGKVIGKQGRTARSMRTILGAVSMKHHHRYTLDILEEHKNEASDE
- the rpsP gene encoding 30S ribosomal protein S16; protein product: MIRLARVGARKQPYYRIVVIEKDRARNGRSIEVVGTYNPRTNPASITLKHDRVDYWKSKGAQYSDRVAKLVAQHPAPTAAA